The DNA sequence TTACTCTTCGCCACAAAATTGCATATGACTAAAGCCAGATAAACCCCCCTTGATGATAGGAAGAACATCAGTTAGTCACAAGTATTGGAGGAAAGCACTAAAAAGGCCACCTTTTTAGTCATGAATTTGAGTTACAATTGAAAAACATCCAACTTCCATGTCGTGAAGTCAGAATTTCCGTCGTTTATTACTGAATTTTTCTAGAGACTCAACAAACCCTAATTGAATCAACCCCAATAATGAAAATTTAGAAACAGAATTCAGAAAGTAGGAACTAGTTAAAAAAATTcgagaaaagaaaattatccAGAAATTCTCTTGGTAGATAAGCTTGTTAAAGACCTATGCCTTACAAAACAACCCAATGCACGAAAGAATTTACCTGAGTCCTCAAAATTGCTTGCAGATCcggttttttcttcaaatcacCCTTTTCTTTGTGCTCCACTGGTGTCTCATCCCAGCCCTTCCTACTACTCTTTGCAGATCCAACAAGGGCCTCTGAAACTTTTGAAATCCCAGCAACAATTGTAGCAATCTTCTTCTTGCCAGCAGAATCTGCCACAGCAGGCGACACCTTCACTCCTGACAGCCTCCTTCCAGGAGAGAGCGAAGCCCTTCGAGCATTAGGAGAGGCCTGCTTCCTACTTGGTGATGGTTGTCTATACCTTGATGGAACTATAATAGCTGGCTCCCTGGCCGCCTTCCTGTTTTCCTCCCGTGCTGCTACCAAGCTCGGAACCATACATTTCGAGGGCACTGGGGAAGCTGATCTCTTCGCTTTTCCTGCAGGGGAGGGATCCCTTTCCATAACAGCCACATTTTTCTTACCTGCAGACACCGATCTCTTTGCTCCTGCTGGCGAAGAAAATCTCTGAGGCACCTTATCTGGTCCTTTATTTTCCTCCGAATTGGCGTCATTTCCAGCCATCATGTTATCTCGCCGTGCAAGAGGTTGCCTTGTTTTACTGCTCTTTTCAATTTTACTATCACTCTTCACTTCCTTATTTTCGTTTCGCGGCATGTCCTCGCATTTCTTGTTCGCCAAATACACCGCAATCGGATCCACGGAGTACTCCGTATTGTCCACAGGTTGAATCACAAAATCTTTCTTTGAAGCTGAAATACGAGCAATCAGCGGCTCTGGGGTCCCTACGAAGGGATGGCGGCCGGCGATAGGACGGATGCCGCAAACCCTGGGGACAGGAGAGTCGAATTCAAAGCGTTCGACATAAACGAATTGGCCAAGCTGGAGGCGATTGGAGAGAATGAGGTCAGTGTCGCGTTCTGAGAGGGAAACGTACGTGGAGTTGAGAGAATCAGAAAGCTGCACGTAGAAGCCATGGTTAGGCCAGAGATCGGATCCAGCGAGGGCGGGGACTATGCCGATGACTTGGAGGAGAGCAAAGCGGTGTTCCCCGGTGACACGAGTGGTTGTGTTCATGGACTGAAGGAGCTTGAGGAGGATTCCTTGAGTGAGAGAAGCCattgtgagagagagagagagagagagagagagaaagagagagagagagagatgatgGAGTTTCTTTGTTGTATTCGGAGATGTGGAAGATTAAAGAATACGAGGAGAAGCGAGCCTTTAGCCGTTACAATTCAAATTCAAAAGCCCGCTAATATTTTAGTTTGAATTCGGGTGGGGACAAAGGGACAGCTTAACTCTGGAAAATTTATTGTTACCGCTGATGAAGGTAACTCTGAAATCTATTCACCTTACCATACCCAGCTGAATCAAACCATAacataatttatttgaaattggttattccatttaaaatatatgagtgttgaaattaaaatcaaaattacataaatatcatattccaattaaatatttaaacctttccaattgataatttattataacAGTATCTAAATTTAAGAATGATAAAGGACATTTTAgtgaaattcatttatttttcatgtgtttccatTAATCTTTATGTTAAATTCgctataaattgaaaaaatcaattaaaatttaagtgatttttttaataaaataaaatcaattggaaatatttttttaataaaataaaatctcatgaattaatttttttttttttttctgtttataGAAGGACTCGATTCTAATttaactataaaacataagatTTCAAACAATTCAACACTCTTCTAACTCTTTCAATATTCCACTCAATTTTGAGCTCCCTAATTTTCATCTCTCAATGGACACATTTCTGAAactcctaattaatttattctactagagttaatttttatttaggaaaaatttaattgatcaaGTTAATCCATATC is a window from the Manihot esculenta cultivar AM560-2 chromosome 16, M.esculenta_v8, whole genome shotgun sequence genome containing:
- the LOC110603398 gene encoding uncharacterized protein LOC110603398, with the translated sequence MASLTQGILLKLLQSMNTTTRVTGEHRFALLQVIGIVPALAGSDLWPNHGFYVQLSDSLNSTYVSLSERDTDLILSNRLQLGQFVYVERFEFDSPVPRVCGIRPIAGRHPFVGTPEPLIARISASKKDFVIQPVDNTEYSVDPIAVYLANKKCEDMPRNENKEVKSDSKIEKSSKTRQPLARRDNMMAGNDANSEENKGPDKVPQRFSSPAGAKRSVSAGKKNVAVMERDPSPAGKAKRSASPVPSKCMVPSLVAAREENRKAAREPAIIVPSRYRQPSPSRKQASPNARRASLSPGRRLSGVKVSPAVADSAGKKKIATIVAGISKVSEALVGSAKSSRKGWDETPVEHKEKGDLKKKPDLQAILRTQAALSRRLSDANSRHSNQDDDSSSNEALKCVSPEDCSDKEKPTCAALGFTMHEKKWTDGSVPLDKVSAELARLGKEAMQRRTLATTAAAEALEEAIATESLVRSLSVFSELASVSKAGNPLPSIDKFFSVYDDVVKYTAIAESVAASHSSDHAGIPTEQSKSASLWVEAALATDLEIVSLLNNKNNDPPTTLPKSLSKRQSVKASSSTASDPTVGVWTRNHGMKETVELAMKLQSEMQMWFIKFVEESLDAGFRALGECSIDGSKPLPLNFSSIAGILSQLKRVNDWLDGVVSKGDKLLAEKIEKLKRKIYGFVIQHVGTTFDNCSQVASS